One genomic window of Thalassolituus hydrocarboniclasticus includes the following:
- the flhB gene encoding flagellar biosynthesis protein FlhB has translation MAEDSGQEKSEEPTARRLDKAREEGQAPRSKELNTTMVLLLGALGLLAFGPWMAEHINHIARFSFSLEREAAFDQSVMYAHLGASLWQATLALTPWLILVLLAALFGPLGVGGWIFSTKALAPKLDRLNPLSGLKRMFSMNSLVELVKSWAKVLVVGLMAWLVLSAYFEDAMLLQHKEAEPAVSGAVHIIIWSVIFLCLSTVVIAIADVPWQIYSHTKKLRMTMQEIKDEYKESEGRPEVKGRIRQLQREASQRRMMADVPTADVVITNPTHFAVALKYESDMMRAPTLVAKGSDQVAMKIREIAKENNVPQMQAPPLARALYTHGKIGEEIPEGLYVAVAQVLAYIYQMDLYIKGRGPRPERKPDMPIPRDLRVDPEPQ, from the coding sequence ATGGCGGAAGATTCCGGTCAGGAGAAAAGTGAAGAACCCACGGCGCGAAGGTTAGACAAAGCCCGTGAGGAGGGTCAGGCTCCCCGTTCGAAAGAGCTGAATACCACCATGGTGTTGTTATTGGGCGCTTTGGGTTTATTGGCTTTTGGCCCCTGGATGGCCGAGCATATTAACCATATTGCCCGCTTCAGTTTTTCTCTCGAACGTGAAGCGGCCTTTGATCAGAGCGTTATGTACGCCCACTTGGGCGCGTCATTATGGCAGGCGACGCTGGCGCTGACTCCCTGGCTGATACTGGTGCTTCTGGCGGCCTTATTCGGACCGCTCGGTGTTGGCGGCTGGATTTTTTCCACTAAAGCACTGGCTCCCAAGCTTGATCGTCTTAATCCGTTAAGTGGTCTTAAGCGCATGTTCTCTATGAATTCATTGGTTGAGCTGGTGAAATCCTGGGCCAAGGTTCTGGTGGTTGGGCTTATGGCCTGGCTGGTGCTGTCGGCCTATTTCGAGGATGCAATGCTGTTGCAGCATAAGGAAGCTGAGCCGGCGGTAAGTGGCGCTGTTCATATTATTATCTGGAGCGTTATTTTTCTTTGTCTGTCTACCGTGGTAATCGCCATCGCCGATGTTCCCTGGCAGATATACAGTCATACCAAAAAACTGCGTATGACGATGCAGGAAATTAAAGACGAATATAAAGAGAGCGAAGGTCGTCCCGAAGTTAAAGGACGTATCAGACAGTTGCAACGGGAAGCATCGCAGCGCCGCATGATGGCAGACGTACCGACAGCCGATGTGGTGATTACCAACCCGACACATTTCGCTGTCGCTTTAAAATACGAATCGGACATGATGCGCGCCCCGACCTTAGTCGCTAAAGGCTCTGATCAGGTAGCGATGAAAATCCGTGAGATCGCCAAAGAAAATAACGTGCCACAGATGCAGGCCCCGCCACTGGCCCGGGCGCTCTATACACACGGTAAAATCGGTGAAGAAATTCCCGAAGGTCTGTATGTCGCGGTGGCCCAGGTTCTGGCGTACATTTATCAGATGGATCTGTATATCAAAGGGCGTGGGCCCAGACCCGAGCGTAAACCGGATATGCCGATTCCGCGCGACCTCAGGGTTGACCCTGAACCACAATAA
- the fliR gene encoding flagellar biosynthetic protein FliR, whose amino-acid sequence MLELDALDVSHWISRYVYPFARISGLLMVMPLIGTRMVSQRVRLILAITITLVVVPVLPPFIKVDALSLASLIIILQQLLIGILLGFVVELLTQVFVIAGQLIAMQTGLGIATTVDPSQGASVVVISQWLLFMISLVFLSLNGHLVLIEILIDSFYTMPIGFDGWTQKELGLVVTWSGWMFAAALVIALPAMTALLIVNLAFGVMTRAAPQLNIFALGFPVTMIVGLFILWLSMGEMAQSFQGYMDTLFEFIKKLTEMS is encoded by the coding sequence GTGCTGGAACTGGATGCGCTGGATGTCAGTCACTGGATAAGCCGCTATGTTTATCCGTTCGCGCGGATTTCCGGGCTGTTAATGGTAATGCCGCTGATCGGCACGCGTATGGTATCGCAGCGCGTACGTCTGATTCTGGCGATCACCATCACGCTGGTGGTTGTTCCTGTACTGCCTCCTTTTATCAAAGTCGATGCACTGTCGCTTGCTTCGCTGATTATTATTCTGCAGCAATTGCTGATCGGTATTCTTCTCGGTTTTGTCGTCGAATTACTGACGCAGGTTTTTGTTATCGCCGGACAACTGATTGCGATGCAAACCGGTCTGGGGATTGCGACGACGGTCGATCCGTCGCAGGGCGCATCGGTGGTTGTTATCAGCCAATGGCTGTTGTTTATGATCAGTCTGGTGTTTTTGTCACTGAACGGGCATCTGGTTCTGATCGAAATACTGATCGACAGTTTTTATACCATGCCGATAGGCTTTGATGGCTGGACACAAAAAGAGCTTGGTCTTGTAGTAACCTGGAGTGGCTGGATGTTTGCGGCAGCGCTGGTTATTGCTTTGCCGGCAATGACCGCCCTGCTGATTGTTAACCTGGCATTTGGCGTGATGACCCGCGCAGCACCACAGCTGAATATTTTTGCATTGGGTTTTCCGGTCACCATGATTGTTGGTTTATTTATTTTATGGCTCAGCATGGGAGAGATGGCACAGAGTTTTCAAGGCTATATGGACACGCTGTTTGAATTCATCAAAAAATTGACGGAGATGTCCTGA
- the fliQ gene encoding flagellar biosynthesis protein FliQ, with the protein MTPSEIGDLFTHALYLVLAIVVAIIVPSLIIGLIVSTFQAATQINEQTLSFLPRLVVTLLAIIAFGPWAVNAVLDFTKEIYTNIPFIIG; encoded by the coding sequence ATGACACCATCTGAGATTGGCGATCTGTTCACCCATGCGCTTTACCTGGTGCTTGCAATCGTGGTTGCAATCATTGTTCCCAGCCTGATTATTGGTCTGATCGTCAGTACTTTTCAGGCTGCAACCCAGATCAACGAACAGACACTGAGCTTCCTGCCGCGCCTGGTCGTTACGCTGCTGGCTATTATTGCTTTTGGTCCCTGGGCGGTGAATGCGGTACTGGATTTCACCAAAGAAATTTACACCAATATTCCCTTTATTATCGGATAA